In Pseudomonas poae, a single genomic region encodes these proteins:
- the dmpH gene encoding 2-oxo-3-hexenedioate decarboxylase, with amino-acid sequence MNLTQDVIEQLAVHLDAAEMQTRAVHKITDDYPEMDWEDAYAIQDAIRVLKIGRGVRIAGLKMGLTSHAKMRQMGVIDPIHGFITDYGSVADGGVIETAGLIHPKVEAEIAFVTRKPLRGPGCNVGSVLAATDFILPAVEVIDSRYENFRFDLKSVIADNTSSARYVLGGRHRNVHGLDLKNLGVVMEKNGEVVALASAAAVLGNPAQSVAMLANMLGAQGREIPAGTLILTGGATEAIAVQAGDNITVRYQHLGSVSMRFV; translated from the coding sequence ATGAACCTGACACAAGACGTTATCGAGCAACTGGCGGTGCACCTGGACGCAGCGGAAATGCAAACCCGAGCCGTCCATAAAATCACGGACGACTACCCCGAGATGGATTGGGAAGACGCCTATGCGATTCAGGACGCGATTCGTGTCCTTAAAATCGGCCGTGGCGTCCGGATTGCCGGCCTGAAGATGGGCCTGACTTCCCACGCCAAGATGCGCCAGATGGGCGTTATCGACCCGATCCACGGCTTTATCACTGATTACGGCTCGGTTGCCGACGGCGGCGTTATCGAAACGGCCGGGCTGATTCACCCCAAGGTCGAAGCCGAAATTGCCTTTGTCACTCGCAAGCCCCTGCGTGGCCCAGGTTGCAACGTCGGCAGCGTCTTGGCGGCGACCGATTTCATTCTGCCTGCCGTCGAAGTCATCGACTCTCGCTACGAGAACTTCCGCTTCGATCTGAAAAGCGTGATCGCCGACAACACCTCGTCTGCACGCTACGTACTGGGAGGCCGCCATCGTAACGTGCATGGACTGGACCTGAAAAATCTCGGCGTCGTGATGGAGAAAAACGGCGAGGTCGTAGCCCTTGCCTCCGCCGCCGCCGTGCTGGGTAACCCCGCGCAAAGCGTCGCAATGCTCGCCAACATGCTGGGCGCCCAAGGACGTGAAATCCCCGCAGGCACCCTGATTTTGACCGGCGGTGCCACGGAAGCGATCGCAGTCCAGGCCGGAGACAACATCACTGTGCGCTATCAGCATTTGGGCTCCGTCTCGATGCGCTTCGTCTAA
- a CDS encoding 4-oxalocrotonate tautomerase — protein MPIMQVHLIQGRSEAQKARLIEALTRAAVETLDAPIESVRVIINEVPNTDFGIAGQTAKQRGR, from the coding sequence ATGCCCATCATGCAAGTCCACCTGATCCAGGGTCGCAGCGAAGCACAGAAAGCGCGCCTGATCGAAGCACTGACACGCGCTGCAGTTGAGACCCTGGACGCACCAATCGAATCGGTGCGCGTGATCATCAACGAAGTGCCCAATACCGACTTCGGTATTGCCGGTCAGACCGCCAAGCAACGCGGTCGCTAG